The following proteins are co-located in the Streptococcus downei MFe28 genome:
- a CDS encoding GntR family transcriptional regulator produces MAWTFDEKSPIYLQIAKNIKIKIVSQEMKQGEQLPTVRDYAQEAGVNPNTMQRAFTELEREGIVFSRRTAGRFVTEDEELIKEKRVELAEDEIAGFASNMANIGFSNQEILEETKKYLMNQSEK; encoded by the coding sequence ATGGCTTGGACCTTTGATGAAAAATCACCAATCTATTTGCAAATTGCAAAAAACATTAAAATCAAAATCGTTAGCCAAGAAATGAAGCAAGGAGAACAATTGCCAACTGTTCGAGACTACGCTCAGGAAGCCGGTGTCAATCCAAACACCATGCAGAGAGCCTTTACCGAACTAGAGCGTGAAGGAATCGTATTCTCTCGTCGAACTGCTGGCCGCTTTGTTACCGAAGACGAAGAGCTTATTAAGGAAAAGCGAGTTGAACTTGCCGAAGATGAAATTGCTGGCTTTGCTTCAAATATGGCAAATATCGGATTTTCTAATCAAGAAATCTTAGAAGAAACCAAGAAATATCTGATGAATCAGTCAGAAAAGTAG
- a CDS encoding branched-chain amino acid aminotransferase, whose protein sequence is MTVDLDWENLGFAYRKLPFRYLSYYKDGKWDNGQLTEDATLHISESSPALHYGQQAFEGLKAYRTKDGSVQLFRLDRNAARLQNTADRLLMPQVPTDKFIDACKQVVKANEDYVPPYGTGATLYLRPLLIGVGDVIGVHPADEYIFTVFAMPVGNYFKGGLQPTNFLIQDDYDRAAPHGTGAAKVGGNYAASLMPGDIAHNSGFSDVIYLDPATHTKIEEVGSANFFGITKDDEFVTPLSPSILPSITKYSLLYLAEHNLGLKPVQGDVFINDLDRFKEAGACGTAAVISPIGGVQHGDDFHVFYSETEVGPVTRKLYDLLTGIQFGDIEGPEGWIYKVD, encoded by the coding sequence ATGACAGTTGATTTAGATTGGGAAAACCTAGGCTTCGCCTATCGCAAGCTACCTTTCCGCTACCTTTCCTACTATAAAGATGGCAAGTGGGATAATGGACAGTTGACTGAGGATGCAACTCTCCATATTTCCGAAAGTTCTCCAGCTCTCCACTATGGGCAACAAGCCTTCGAAGGGCTCAAAGCCTATCGGACCAAAGATGGTTCTGTTCAACTTTTCCGTCTAGACCGCAATGCGGCCCGCCTGCAAAACACGGCTGACCGTCTGCTCATGCCCCAAGTACCAACAGACAAGTTCATTGATGCTTGTAAGCAGGTTGTCAAGGCCAATGAAGACTATGTGCCACCTTACGGTACAGGTGCCACACTTTATCTGCGCCCTCTCTTGATTGGAGTTGGTGATGTTATCGGTGTTCACCCTGCCGATGAATATATCTTCACCGTCTTTGCCATGCCAGTAGGTAATTACTTCAAGGGTGGTTTGCAGCCAACCAACTTCTTGATTCAAGACGATTATGACCGAGCTGCTCCCCATGGTACAGGGGCTGCTAAGGTCGGTGGTAACTATGCGGCTAGCCTCATGCCTGGTGATATTGCCCATAATTCTGGTTTCTCAGACGTTATCTATCTGGACCCAGCAACTCATACTAAGATTGAAGAAGTGGGTTCAGCTAACTTCTTTGGTATTACCAAGGATGATGAGTTCGTCACACCACTAAGTCCATCCATCCTACCATCCATTACCAAGTACTCCCTTCTTTATTTGGCAGAGCATAATCTTGGCCTCAAACCTGTCCAAGGCGATGTCTTCATCAATGACCTAGACCGCTTCAAAGAAGCAGGTGCCTGCGGTACCGCAGCTGTCATCTCACCAATTGGTGGCGTTCAACACGGTGATGATTTCCATGTTTTCTACAGCGAAACAGAAGTGGGACCTGTCACTCGTAAGCTCTATGACCTCTTGACAGGTATCCAGTTCGGTGATATTGAAGGACCAGAGGGCTGGATTTATAAAGTTGATTAA
- a CDS encoding DUF3862 domain-containing protein — MKKVLVALVALLAALVLVSCKKNNQDKTSSSSFSLNSSTLQSSDNHDGVRKNFDKVKVGKAENDFTGGTNLAQLKQYFGEPKSHKQEKPASGNITLDVYTWNVGNITVEVKLFKDSTLVRSIKGYTYQRDANFSAKDYKNLKNGYAYSSMVAKYGAPDSLSEAASSDKTEIQAVWSSNLKLAKGQKEGQMILNFTNGKLTDKEQSGLGQAK; from the coding sequence ATGAAAAAAGTATTAGTGGCTCTGGTGGCTTTGTTAGCTGCCCTTGTCTTGGTCTCTTGTAAGAAAAACAATCAGGATAAGACCTCCTCTTCATCCTTTAGTTTGAATTCTAGTACCTTGCAGAGTTCTGACAATCATGATGGCGTTCGTAAGAACTTTGATAAGGTTAAGGTTGGTAAGGCTGAAAATGATTTTACTGGTGGTACTAATCTGGCCCAGTTGAAGCAATATTTTGGCGAGCCTAAAAGTCACAAGCAGGAGAAGCCTGCGTCTGGTAATATTACCCTGGATGTTTATACTTGGAATGTTGGCAATATCACAGTTGAAGTCAAACTTTTCAAGGATAGTACCCTGGTTCGTTCCATTAAGGGCTACACCTACCAAAGGGATGCTAATTTTTCTGCGAAAGACTATAAGAATTTGAAGAATGGCTATGCTTATTCAAGCATGGTTGCCAAGTACGGGGCACCAGATAGCCTTTCAGAAGCAGCATCGTCTGATAAAACTGAGATCCAAGCTGTTTGGTCCAGTAATCTTAAATTAGCCAAAGGCCAAAAGGAGGGTCAGATGATTCTAAACTTTACTAATGGCAAATTGACCGATAAGGAGCAGTCTGGATTAGGTCAAGCAAAATAA
- a CDS encoding DUF2969 family protein — MAKKDKKIEIQLADAQILVSGKKLAGYALTIGKRTVGQIVEVDGQFAIVEDESIKDSYKDLDQAVQSIIEKYNLNH; from the coding sequence ATGGCAAAGAAAGACAAAAAAATTGAAATTCAATTAGCAGATGCCCAGATTCTTGTTTCAGGGAAAAAACTGGCTGGATATGCCTTAACCATTGGAAAAAGGACGGTTGGTCAGATTGTAGAAGTAGATGGTCAGTTTGCAATCGTTGAAGATGAAAGCATCAAAGATTCCTATAAGGACTTGGATCAAGCAGTCCAATCTATTATCGAAAAATACAATCTAAATCATTAA
- the rpsA gene encoding 30S ribosomal protein S1 translates to MNEFEDLLNSVSEVNPGDIVTAEVLTVDNGQANVIIEGTGIEGVLTLRELTNDREADINDFVKAGDKIEVLVLRQVVGKDTDTVTYLVSKKRLEARKAWDKLVGREGEVVTVKGTRAVKGGLSVEFEGLRGFIPASMLDTRFVRNTEQFVGQDIEAKIKEIDPAENRFILSRREVVEEKNAAARQEIFSKLEVGSIVTGKVARLTSFGAFVDLGGVDGLVHVTELSHERNVSPKSVVSVGDEIDVKVLAIDEEAGRISLSLKATTPGPWDGVEQKLAAGDVIDGTVKRLTDFGAFVEVLPGIDGLVHISQISHKRVENPKDVLSVGQEVQVKVLSVDADAERVSLSIKALQERPADAEGQGQGEKRQSRPRRQKREKRDYELPETQTGFSMADLFGDIEL, encoded by the coding sequence ATGAATGAATTTGAAGATTTGCTAAACAGTGTTAGCGAAGTTAACCCTGGTGATATTGTCACTGCTGAAGTTTTGACAGTTGATAATGGTCAAGCAAACGTAATCATAGAAGGTACTGGTATCGAAGGTGTTTTGACTCTTCGTGAATTGACTAACGATCGTGAAGCTGACATCAATGATTTTGTTAAGGCTGGCGATAAGATTGAAGTTCTTGTCCTTCGTCAGGTTGTAGGAAAAGACACAGATACCGTTACTTATCTTGTCTCTAAAAAACGCTTGGAAGCACGTAAGGCTTGGGATAAACTTGTTGGCCGTGAAGGCGAAGTCGTTACTGTTAAGGGAACTCGTGCTGTTAAAGGTGGCCTTTCAGTAGAATTTGAAGGACTCCGTGGATTTATTCCAGCATCAATGCTTGATACGCGTTTTGTTCGTAACACTGAACAATTCGTTGGTCAAGACATCGAAGCTAAGATTAAAGAAATTGATCCTGCTGAAAATCGATTCATCTTGTCACGTCGTGAAGTTGTTGAAGAAAAGAATGCTGCTGCTCGTCAAGAAATTTTCTCAAAACTTGAAGTTGGCTCAATCGTTACAGGTAAAGTTGCTCGTTTGACAAGCTTTGGTGCCTTTGTTGACCTTGGTGGTGTTGACGGACTTGTTCACGTGACTGAATTGTCTCATGAACGCAATGTATCACCTAAGTCAGTAGTTTCTGTAGGCGATGAAATTGATGTTAAGGTTCTTGCTATTGATGAAGAAGCAGGACGCATCTCACTGTCACTTAAGGCAACAACCCCTGGACCTTGGGACGGAGTTGAACAAAAATTGGCTGCCGGTGATGTTATTGATGGTACTGTTAAGCGTCTGACTGACTTTGGAGCTTTTGTTGAAGTTCTTCCTGGAATCGATGGACTGGTTCACATCTCTCAAATTTCACACAAACGTGTTGAAAATCCAAAAGATGTCCTTTCTGTTGGTCAAGAAGTCCAAGTTAAGGTCTTGTCAGTTGATGCTGATGCTGAACGTGTATCCTTGTCTATCAAGGCCCTTCAAGAACGCCCGGCTGATGCTGAAGGTCAAGGCCAAGGTGAAAAACGTCAATCACGTCCACGTCGTCAAAAACGTGAAAAACGCGATTACGAATTACCAGAAACCCAAACAGGCTTCTCAATGGCAGATCTCTTTGGAGATATCGAATTGTAA
- a CDS encoding VTT domain-containing protein — MYEFTKKAIKWLGWLILIISAILVIWLFKDGTLSDFDRFKNWVVQYKILSPLIFILIQIIQVVLPIIPGGVTTIVGFAVFGFWQGLIYNSVGIIIGSIILFALVQKYGRRFILLFVKEETFLKYEAKLESPGYERFFIFCMVSPVSPADLMVMVTGLTNMSLKKFSLIMLWTKPLSVIGYNLIWELGGKWAYYLFGFSKK, encoded by the coding sequence ATGTATGAATTTACGAAAAAGGCCATCAAATGGCTGGGCTGGCTTATCCTAATTATCTCTGCCATTCTAGTAATCTGGCTCTTTAAAGATGGCACCTTAAGCGACTTTGATCGTTTCAAAAACTGGGTTGTCCAGTATAAGATACTATCTCCCTTAATTTTTATCCTCATTCAAATCATCCAGGTCGTTCTCCCCATCATTCCAGGTGGCGTGACCACTATCGTCGGCTTTGCCGTCTTTGGCTTTTGGCAGGGGCTGATTTACAATTCAGTCGGGATTATTATTGGGAGTATCATCCTTTTCGCCCTAGTTCAAAAATACGGTCGCAGGTTTATCCTTCTTTTCGTCAAGGAAGAGACCTTTCTTAAATATGAGGCAAAATTAGAGAGCCCAGGCTATGAACGATTTTTTATCTTCTGTATGGTCTCCCCAGTTTCACCAGCTGACTTAATGGTTATGGTAACAGGGCTAACCAATATGTCCCTGAAAAAATTCAGCTTGATTATGCTCTGGACCAAGCCCCTTTCCGTCATCGGTTATAATCTGATTTGGGAACTAGGTGGCAAATGGGCCTACTACCTCTTTGGCTTCTCGAAGAAATAA
- a CDS encoding ABC transporter ATP-binding protein, with product MEKLLQVHHVSKAYGQHQALDDVSLTISSGKIIGLLGPNGSGKTTLIKLINGLLKQTSGDIVVDGFHPSADSKKIISYLPDTSYLNENFSVKQALNMFKDFYEDFDYQKAEHLLEDLGIDSKEKIKNLSKGNKEKVQLILVMSRKAKLYILDEPIGGVDPAARDYILKTIINNYSENASVIISTHLIADVEQILDDVIFLKEGKVILEGNSDDIRFEHGKSIDSLFREIFQN from the coding sequence ATGGAGAAATTACTACAAGTACACCACGTCTCAAAAGCTTATGGCCAACATCAAGCATTGGATGACGTAAGCTTGACTATTTCTAGTGGTAAAATTATTGGATTACTAGGACCAAACGGGAGCGGAAAAACTACCCTGATTAAGCTCATCAACGGTTTACTCAAGCAGACAAGTGGTGACATCGTTGTTGATGGCTTCCACCCTTCTGCAGACTCCAAAAAGATAATCTCATATCTGCCAGATACTAGCTATCTAAACGAAAATTTTTCGGTCAAACAAGCCTTGAATATGTTCAAAGATTTTTATGAAGATTTTGATTATCAAAAGGCTGAGCATCTACTCGAAGACCTCGGTATTGACTCTAAAGAGAAGATTAAAAATTTATCCAAAGGTAACAAGGAAAAAGTTCAACTTATCCTGGTCATGAGTCGAAAGGCCAAACTTTATATTCTAGACGAGCCTATCGGTGGAGTTGACCCAGCCGCAAGGGATTATATTCTTAAAACCATCATCAACAATTATTCAGAAAATGCTTCAGTCATTATTTCTACCCATCTAATAGCTGATGTTGAACAAATTCTTGATGATGTGATTTTTCTAAAAGAGGGCAAAGTTATCCTTGAGGGTAACAGTGATGATATCCGCTTTGAACACGGAAAATCCATTGATTCACTCTTTAGAGAAATATTCCAGAACTAG
- the parE gene encoding DNA topoisomerase IV subunit B, whose product MTKKEISITNYNDDAIQVLEGLDAVRKRPGMYIGSTDATGLHHLVWEIVDNAVDEALSGFGDRIEVVLHQDGSVSVTDSGRGMPTGMHATGKPTVEVIFTVLHAGGKFGQGGYKTSGGLHGVGSSVVNALSSWLEVEITRDGAIYKQRFENGGKPVTELEKIGTAPKSKSGTKVTFKPDDSIFSTTDFKFNTISERLKESAFLLKEVTLVLKDERTEEEVEFHYENGVQDFVHYLNEDKETLTPVIYFEGEDQGFQVQVAMQYNDGFSDNILSFVNNVRTKDGGTHETGLKTAITKAMNDYARKTGLLKDKDKNLEGSDYREGLSAVLSILVPEEHLQFEGQTKDKLGSPLARPVVDGLVSDQLTFFLMENGELASSLVRKAIKARDAREAARKARDESRNGKKNKKDKGLLSGKLTPAQSKNPKKNELYLVEGDSAGGSAKQGRDRKFQAILPLRGKVLNTEKAKMPDILKNEEINTMIYTIGAGVGPDFSLDDINYDKIIIMTDADTDGAHIQTLLLTFFYRYMRPLVEAGHVYIALPPLYKMSKGKGKKEQVEYAWTDGELEDLRQKFGRGALLQRYKGLGEMNADQLWETTMDPDNRTLIRVTIEDLARAERRVSVLMGDKAAPRRQWIEDNVKFTLEESGIF is encoded by the coding sequence TTGACGAAAAAAGAAATTTCAATTACAAATTATAATGATGATGCCATTCAGGTGCTAGAGGGGTTGGATGCGGTCCGCAAGCGTCCCGGTATGTATATTGGCTCGACTGATGCTACGGGCCTTCACCACCTAGTTTGGGAGATTGTCGATAATGCGGTCGATGAAGCCCTGTCTGGCTTTGGGGACCGGATTGAAGTTGTCCTCCATCAGGATGGCTCGGTCAGCGTTACCGATAGTGGACGCGGAATGCCAACGGGGATGCATGCTACTGGCAAACCGACTGTTGAAGTCATTTTCACCGTTCTTCACGCTGGTGGTAAGTTTGGCCAAGGGGGTTACAAGACCTCTGGTGGCCTGCACGGGGTTGGTTCCTCCGTGGTTAATGCCCTGTCCAGCTGGTTAGAAGTCGAAATTACCAGAGATGGTGCCATTTACAAGCAACGTTTTGAAAATGGTGGCAAGCCAGTAACTGAGTTAGAAAAAATTGGCACGGCTCCTAAGTCCAAATCAGGGACCAAGGTCACCTTCAAACCAGATGATAGTATTTTTTCAACCACTGATTTTAAATTCAACACCATTTCTGAGCGCCTCAAGGAATCCGCCTTTCTTCTTAAAGAGGTGACTTTGGTTCTCAAGGACGAGCGCACGGAAGAAGAAGTTGAATTTCATTATGAAAATGGGGTTCAGGACTTTGTTCACTATCTCAATGAAGATAAGGAAACCCTGACCCCTGTTATCTATTTTGAAGGGGAAGACCAAGGCTTCCAAGTTCAGGTGGCCATGCAGTACAATGATGGCTTCTCTGACAATATCCTCTCCTTTGTCAATAACGTTCGCACCAAGGATGGCGGTACCCACGAAACGGGCCTCAAAACAGCCATCACCAAGGCCATGAACGACTATGCCAGAAAGACCGGCCTGCTCAAGGACAAGGACAAAAATCTGGAAGGCTCTGATTACCGTGAAGGCCTGTCAGCTGTCCTCTCCATTTTAGTTCCCGAAGAGCACTTGCAATTTGAAGGCCAAACCAAGGACAAGCTGGGAAGCCCGCTGGCCCGTCCCGTTGTCGATGGCCTGGTCTCTGATCAGCTGACCTTCTTCCTTATGGAAAATGGGGAGTTGGCTTCTAGCTTGGTCCGCAAGGCCATTAAGGCTAGAGATGCCCGAGAAGCAGCCCGCAAGGCCCGTGACGAAAGCCGTAACGGCAAGAAAAACAAGAAGGACAAGGGCCTCCTTTCAGGAAAGCTGACTCCTGCCCAATCTAAGAATCCCAAGAAAAATGAACTCTATCTAGTCGAAGGGGACTCAGCCGGTGGCTCCGCTAAACAAGGCCGTGACCGCAAGTTCCAGGCTATCCTACCCTTGCGAGGTAAGGTCCTTAATACCGAGAAGGCCAAGATGCCTGACATTCTCAAGAATGAAGAAATCAACACCATGATTTACACCATCGGAGCAGGTGTCGGCCCTGATTTTAGTTTGGATGACATCAATTACGATAAGATCATCATCATGACCGATGCTGATACCGATGGGGCCCACATTCAGACCCTCCTGCTGACCTTCTTTTATCGCTATATGCGTCCCTTGGTCGAAGCGGGCCATGTCTATATCGCCCTGCCACCTCTTTATAAGATGTCCAAAGGAAAGGGTAAGAAGGAGCAGGTGGAATACGCCTGGACAGACGGTGAGCTAGAAGACCTTCGTCAGAAGTTCGGCCGTGGTGCTCTCCTGCAACGCTACAAGGGGCTGGGGGAAATGAATGCTGACCAGCTCTGGGAGACCACTATGGACCCAGACAACCGCACCCTTATCCGCGTGACCATCGAAGACCTAGCTAGAGCCGAACGCCGCGTCTCCGTCCTCATGGGCGACAAAGCAGCCCCCCGCCGCCAATGGATTGAAGACAACGTCAAGTTTACATTGGAAGAGAGCGGAATATTCTGA
- a CDS encoding IS1182 family transposase, whose protein sequence is MYSHYNTNQTTLPLELSAFLPHNHLVFTIEKVVNKLDDNAFLNFYHEVGRPSYHPQLLLAALLFAYSQGIFSGRKIEKMMVENLAMQYLTGQLVISYRTINRFRVAPGMEELIRNLFIDLNLQLKMEELVSLECLFIDGTKIEANANKYSFVWRKAVDKFSAKLQATLKTYFQEEINPLIQEAIVLDDQEPVTSEQLTEFSQILEEELKSVNQAIEENPVKGKDERQTKRRKLKKVLRKVRDDFSARAQKYETYQATFTGRNSFSKTDTDATFMRMKDDHMRNGQLKAGYNLQIATENQFVLHYDIFPNPTDTKTLLPFLDSYPHDAKTIVADAGYGSEENLLTLDQEEINHLIKYGRFDKEQKRGYRKSDKNLANWHYNEKEDSYTHPEGWKYVFHHLKHQKTQTGFEQEIKVYQAEEPELAPQKGLYINERYQYLKQKEVQALLSPEGSQVFAQRKVDVEPVFGQIKACLGYKRCHLRGKRQVKIDMGLALMANNLIKYNRRSNRT, encoded by the coding sequence ATGTACAGTCACTATAACACAAATCAAACGACTCTGCCACTAGAATTAAGCGCATTCTTACCCCACAACCATCTCGTTTTTACGATTGAAAAGGTGGTCAATAAACTAGATGATAATGCCTTTCTAAACTTTTATCATGAGGTTGGGCGGCCTTCTTACCATCCCCAATTACTCCTAGCAGCCCTTTTATTTGCTTATTCTCAAGGGATCTTTTCCGGACGAAAGATAGAAAAAATGATGGTGGAAAATCTTGCCATGCAATACTTAACAGGTCAGCTGGTGATTTCTTATCGGACAATCAATCGTTTTCGTGTGGCTCCTGGGATGGAGGAGCTGATTCGTAATCTCTTTATTGACCTCAACCTTCAGTTGAAAATGGAGGAATTAGTGTCCTTAGAGTGTTTGTTTATTGACGGGACTAAGATTGAGGCTAACGCTAACAAGTACAGTTTTGTTTGGCGGAAGGCTGTTGATAAATTTTCTGCCAAACTTCAAGCGACTCTAAAAACCTATTTTCAAGAGGAAATTAATCCTTTGATTCAAGAGGCCATTGTCTTAGATGACCAAGAGCCTGTAACTTCTGAACAATTGACAGAGTTTTCTCAAATCCTTGAGGAAGAATTGAAATCAGTTAACCAAGCCATCGAAGAAAATCCTGTCAAAGGAAAGGATGAGCGTCAAACAAAGCGTCGGAAACTCAAGAAAGTCCTTCGAAAGGTAAGGGATGATTTTTCAGCCCGTGCACAAAAGTATGAGACCTATCAAGCCACTTTCACTGGTCGCAATAGTTTTTCAAAGACAGATACAGACGCCACTTTTATGCGGATGAAAGACGACCACATGAGAAATGGTCAACTGAAGGCTGGCTACAATCTCCAAATCGCTACTGAGAATCAATTTGTTCTCCACTATGATATCTTCCCAAATCCGACAGACACCAAGACCCTCTTACCATTTTTAGACTCCTATCCCCATGACGCCAAGACTATTGTCGCAGATGCTGGTTATGGTAGTGAAGAGAACCTACTAACTCTTGACCAAGAGGAAATTAATCACTTGATTAAGTATGGTCGGTTTGATAAGGAACAAAAGAGGGGCTACAGAAAGTCTGACAAGAATCTAGCCAATTGGCACTATAATGAAAAAGAGGATAGCTACACCCATCCGGAGGGCTGGAAATATGTGTTTCATCATCTCAAACACCAGAAAACGCAAACAGGTTTTGAACAAGAGATTAAGGTCTACCAGGCTGAGGAGCCTGAATTAGCTCCTCAAAAGGGGCTTTACATCAATGAACGGTACCAATACTTAAAGCAAAAAGAAGTTCAAGCGCTTTTATCTCCTGAGGGCAGTCAAGTTTTCGCACAACGCAAGGTTGATGTGGAGCCTGTCTTTGGGCAGATAAAGGCTTGTTTGGGTTACAAAAGGTGTCATCTGCGGGGGAAACGACAGGTCAAGATTGACATGGGATTGGCCCTTATGGCCAATAATCTCATCAAATATAACAGGAGAAGCAACCGAACCTAA
- the parC gene encoding DNA topoisomerase IV subunit A — MSNIQNMSLEDIMGERFGRYSKYIIQERALPDIRDGLKPVQRRILYSMNKDGNTFEKGYRKSAKSVGNIMGNFHPHGDSSIYDAMVRMSQDWKNREILVEMHGNNGSMDGDPPAAMRYTEARLSEIAGYLLQDIDKDTVPWAWNFDDTEKEPTVLPAAFPNLLVNGATGISAGYATDIPPHNLAEVIDAVIYMIDHPKAKVDKLMEFLPGPDLPTGAIIQGADEIRKAYETGKGRIVVRSRTEIEPLKAGKEQIVVTEIPYDVNKAVLVKKIDDVRINNKVPGIAEVRDESDREGLRIAIELKKDADSQAILNYLLKYTDLQINYNFNMVAIDNFTPRQVGIVPILTSYIAHRRDIIVARSKFDKKKAEKRLHIVEGLIRVLSILDEVIALIRASENKADAKENLKVSYDFTEEQAEAIVTLQLYRLTNTDIVTLEEEDAALREEIATLKAIIGDERTMFNLMKRELREVKKKFGNPRRSELQAQAQAIEIDTASLIVEEDTYVSLTRSGYLKRTSPRSYNASTPEELGKRDDDKAVLIAPAKTTQHLLIFTNLGNVIYRPVHELTDIRWKDIGEHLSQTLTNFATDEEVLYAEIIDDFTPETYFAVTKMGQIKRVDRTEFQPWRSYKTKSSKYAKLKGDEDQVVAMAPIKLDAVMVITEKGYALHFPIEEVPVVGSKAAGVKAINLKDGDSVKAAFIANTKSFFILTQRGSLKRMALDDIPLAKRAGRGLQVLRELKSKPHRVFLAGPVLSDANTQDLDLFSTEVEESKDQQILEVMSKTGKLEQVNLVDLGLSERTSNGSFISDSISDEEVYQAEVK, encoded by the coding sequence ATGAGTAACATTCAAAATATGTCCCTCGAGGACATCATGGGAGAGCGTTTTGGTCGCTACTCCAAATACATCATTCAGGAGCGGGCGCTGCCAGACATTCGTGATGGTCTCAAGCCTGTTCAGCGTCGGATTCTTTATTCTATGAATAAGGACGGCAATACATTTGAGAAGGGCTACCGGAAGTCGGCCAAGTCGGTCGGTAATATTATGGGGAATTTCCACCCCCACGGTGACTCTTCCATCTATGATGCCATGGTCCGCATGTCTCAGGACTGGAAGAATCGCGAGATTCTGGTCGAAATGCACGGGAACAACGGTTCTATGGATGGTGACCCACCGGCTGCCATGCGTTATACCGAAGCTAGGTTGTCAGAAATTGCGGGCTACCTCCTGCAAGACATTGACAAGGACACCGTGCCCTGGGCCTGGAACTTTGACGATACCGAAAAGGAGCCAACGGTTCTGCCGGCGGCCTTTCCAAACCTCTTGGTCAATGGGGCAACAGGGATTTCCGCTGGTTATGCGACTGATATTCCACCTCATAATCTGGCTGAGGTCATTGATGCAGTTATCTATATGATTGACCATCCCAAGGCTAAGGTTGATAAACTCATGGAATTTCTCCCTGGGCCTGACCTGCCGACTGGCGCCATTATTCAAGGAGCGGATGAAATTCGTAAGGCCTATGAAACGGGTAAGGGACGGATTGTCGTTCGCTCACGGACGGAAATTGAGCCCCTCAAGGCTGGTAAGGAGCAGATTGTTGTCACCGAGATTCCTTACGATGTCAATAAGGCCGTCCTAGTCAAGAAGATTGATGATGTCCGTATTAACAATAAGGTTCCTGGTATCGCCGAAGTGCGGGACGAGTCCGACCGTGAAGGCCTGCGGATTGCCATTGAGCTCAAGAAGGATGCCGATAGTCAGGCCATTCTCAACTACCTGCTCAAGTACACCGACCTGCAGATTAACTATAATTTCAATATGGTGGCCATTGATAATTTCACGCCTAGACAGGTTGGCATTGTTCCCATCTTGACCAGCTATATTGCCCACAGGCGTGATATTATCGTGGCTCGCTCCAAGTTCGACAAGAAGAAGGCTGAAAAACGCCTCCATATTGTTGAGGGACTTATTCGGGTTCTGTCCATCTTGGACGAAGTCATCGCCCTGATTCGGGCTTCGGAAAATAAGGCGGATGCCAAGGAAAACCTCAAGGTCTCTTATGACTTTACCGAGGAACAGGCGGAAGCCATTGTTACTTTGCAACTCTACCGTTTGACCAATACCGATATTGTGACCTTAGAGGAAGAAGATGCTGCCCTGCGGGAAGAAATTGCTACCCTCAAGGCCATCATCGGTGATGAACGAACCATGTTCAACCTCATGAAACGTGAACTTCGTGAGGTCAAGAAGAAATTCGGCAACCCCCGTCGTTCTGAATTGCAGGCTCAGGCACAGGCTATTGAAATTGACACAGCCAGCCTGATTGTTGAAGAAGATACCTATGTCAGCCTGACCCGCAGTGGTTACCTCAAACGCACCAGCCCCCGCTCCTATAATGCCTCAACACCTGAGGAATTGGGCAAGCGTGATGACGACAAGGCTGTTCTGATTGCACCAGCCAAGACCACCCAGCACTTGCTGATTTTCACCAATCTGGGTAATGTCATCTATCGGCCAGTCCATGAATTGACCGATATTCGCTGGAAGGACATCGGTGAACACCTTTCGCAGACCCTGACCAATTTTGCCACGGACGAAGAAGTCCTCTACGCTGAAATTATCGACGATTTCACACCTGAGACTTATTTCGCTGTGACTAAGATGGGCCAAATCAAACGAGTAGACCGAACCGAATTCCAGCCATGGCGGAGCTATAAGACCAAGTCTAGCAAATATGCCAAGCTCAAGGGTGATGAGGACCAGGTGGTCGCTATGGCCCCAATCAAGTTGGATGCCGTCATGGTCATCACCGAGAAGGGCTATGCCCTTCACTTCCCTATTGAGGAAGTGCCAGTAGTCGGTAGCAAAGCAGCTGGTGTCAAGGCCATCAACCTTAAGGATGGCGATAGCGTCAAAGCGGCCTTCATCGCCAATACCAAGTCCTTCTTTATCCTGACCCAGAGAGGCAGTCTCAAGCGGATGGCTCTGGATGACATTCCTCTAGCTAAGCGGGCAGGGCGTGGTCTCCAGGTTCTGCGAGAACTCAAATCCAAGCCACATCGTGTCTTCCTGGCAGGACCAGTCCTTTCGGATGCCAATACCCAAGACTTGGACCTTTTTAGTACTGAGGTTGAAGAATCCAAAGACCAACAAATCCTTGAAGTTATGTCTAAGACTGGTAAGCTTGAGCAAGTCAATCTGGTAGACCTTGGCCTATCCGAACGCACCAGCAATGGTAGCTTCATTTCAGATAGCATTTCTGATGAAGAAGTTTATCAAGCAGAAGTGAAATAA